The Saccharomonospora glauca K62 genome has a segment encoding these proteins:
- the tilS gene encoding tRNA lysidine(34) synthetase TilS → MTPGVGRRPRPRLDAVLAVRRAVRVFLAEPDVTEHLGSGELFVAVSGGADSLALAEAAAHVGGRRDLRVCALVVDHRLQPGSDEVAERAAEEALRLGAHAAKVLPVTVTGPGGPEAAARKARYAALREHVGEGSLVLLGHTLDDQAETVLLGLGRGSGARSLAGMRPLEVPWARPLLSTPRAVTRAACDELGVRPWEDPHNADPRFRRVRVRREVLPLLEDVLAGGVAEALARTARQLREDCDALDSIAKDVHDRAYEGETLRVDVLERAPSPVRRRVLRTWLLRGGARELTDAHLRSVDDLVGRWRGQGGVFLPGGVEARRTHEKLVLNRCQPTTRGS, encoded by the coding sequence ATGACACCCGGAGTCGGTCGGCGGCCGCGCCCCCGGCTCGACGCGGTGTTGGCCGTACGCAGAGCGGTGCGGGTCTTTCTCGCCGAACCGGACGTCACCGAGCACCTGGGGTCGGGCGAGCTCTTCGTGGCGGTCTCGGGCGGCGCGGACTCGCTCGCGTTGGCCGAGGCCGCGGCTCACGTGGGTGGTCGACGAGACCTCCGGGTGTGCGCGCTGGTGGTGGACCACCGGCTTCAGCCGGGTTCGGACGAGGTCGCCGAGCGGGCCGCGGAGGAGGCGCTGCGGTTGGGCGCCCACGCGGCGAAGGTGCTGCCGGTGACGGTGACCGGTCCCGGCGGCCCCGAGGCCGCGGCGCGTAAGGCTCGTTACGCGGCACTGCGCGAGCACGTGGGGGAAGGGTCGCTCGTGCTGCTCGGGCACACGCTCGACGACCAGGCGGAGACTGTGCTGCTGGGGCTCGGCAGGGGCTCGGGAGCCCGGTCGCTGGCCGGGATGCGCCCGTTGGAGGTGCCGTGGGCACGACCGCTGCTCTCGACACCGCGTGCCGTCACCAGGGCCGCCTGCGACGAACTCGGGGTCCGGCCGTGGGAGGACCCTCACAACGCCGACCCGCGGTTTCGGAGGGTGCGCGTGCGTCGGGAGGTGCTTCCCCTGCTGGAGGACGTGCTCGCCGGCGGGGTGGCCGAGGCGCTCGCCCGGACGGCGCGGCAGCTGCGGGAGGACTGCGACGCCCTCGACTCGATCGCGAAGGATGTGCACGATCGGGCGTACGAGGGGGAGACCCTCCGCGTCGACGTCCTGGAACGGGCGCCGTCGCCGGTGCGGAGAAGGGTGCTGAGGACGTGGCTGCTGCGGGGCGGTGCGCGGGAACTGACCGACGCGCACCTGCGGTCGGTGGACGACCTCGTGGGCCGCTGGCGTGGCCAAGGCGGCGTTTTCCTACCCGGCGGTGTCGAAGCGCGAAGGACACATGAAAAGCTCGTTTTGAATCGTTGCCAACCCACCACCCGAGGGAGCTGA
- the hpt gene encoding hypoxanthine phosphoribosyltransferase, protein MYEGDIASVLITEEQIKDKVAELAEKVAADYPTEKMTSDLLLVGVLKGAVMFMTDFARALPIPAQLEFMAVSSYGSSTSSSGVVRILKDLDRDIAGRDVLIVEDIVDSGLTLSWLLKNLASRNPASLNVCSLLRKREAVKVDVPVRYVGFDIPNEFVVGYGLDYAERYRDLPFIGTLDPRVYSS, encoded by the coding sequence GTGTACGAAGGCGACATCGCCTCCGTGCTCATCACCGAGGAGCAGATCAAGGACAAGGTCGCCGAGCTGGCCGAGAAGGTCGCGGCGGACTATCCGACCGAGAAGATGACGTCCGACCTCCTCCTCGTCGGGGTGCTGAAGGGAGCGGTCATGTTCATGACCGACTTCGCCCGCGCCCTGCCGATTCCGGCGCAACTGGAGTTCATGGCGGTGTCGTCGTACGGGTCGTCCACGTCGTCTTCCGGCGTCGTGCGCATCCTGAAGGACCTGGACCGCGACATCGCGGGCCGTGACGTGCTCATCGTGGAGGACATCGTCGACTCGGGGTTGACGCTGTCGTGGTTGCTGAAGAACCTCGCCAGCCGTAACCCGGCCTCCTTGAACGTGTGCTCGCTGCTGCGCAAGCGCGAGGCCGTGAAGGTGGACGTGCCCGTGCGTTACGTCGGGTTCGACATTCCCAACGAGTTCGTCGTGGGATACGGGCTCGATTACGCGGAGCGTTACCGCGACCTCCCGTTTATCGGGACGCTCGACCCCCGCGTTTACTCATCGTAA
- the folP gene encoding dihydropteroate synthase: MTRAALPRPGRCVVMGVLNVTPDSFSDGGRYLSREDALAHAHAMWRRGADIIDVGGESTRPGSERVDAETELARVLPVVRTLASEGIVLSVDTTRAAVAAAAIEAGAHIINDVSGGLADPDMAKVAADTGAPWVLMHWRGHSKNMNELATYDDVVADVRDELSARVDEALAAGVREDAIVLDPGLGFAKRAEHDWALLHGLDAVLDLGFPVLVGASRKRFLGRLLADSEGEPRPPAGREVATAAVSALAARAGAWGVRVHDVGASLDAVLVAEAWRSGRA, from the coding sequence ATGACTCGGGCCGCGCTGCCCCGGCCGGGACGCTGCGTGGTGATGGGCGTCCTCAACGTCACCCCCGATTCGTTCTCCGACGGGGGTCGCTACCTGAGCAGGGAGGACGCGCTCGCCCACGCCCACGCCATGTGGCGCAGGGGCGCGGACATCATCGACGTCGGCGGGGAGTCGACCCGACCGGGCTCGGAGCGCGTGGACGCCGAGACGGAGCTGGCACGGGTGCTGCCCGTGGTGAGGACACTGGCCTCCGAGGGAATCGTGCTGTCGGTGGACACGACCCGCGCGGCCGTGGCCGCCGCCGCGATCGAGGCGGGCGCGCACATCATCAACGATGTGTCGGGTGGACTCGCCGATCCCGACATGGCGAAGGTCGCCGCCGATACGGGAGCGCCCTGGGTGCTCATGCACTGGCGGGGACACAGCAAGAACATGAACGAACTCGCCACCTACGACGACGTCGTGGCCGATGTCCGCGACGAGTTGAGCGCGCGGGTCGACGAGGCCCTCGCCGCCGGAGTGCGGGAGGACGCCATCGTGCTCGATCCGGGGCTGGGGTTCGCCAAGCGCGCCGAACACGACTGGGCGTTGCTGCACGGCCTCGACGCCGTGCTGGACCTCGGGTTCCCGGTGTTGGTGGGAGCGTCGCGCAAGCGGTTCCTCGGGCGGCTGCTGGCCGATTCCGAGGGCGAACCGCGGCCGCCGGCGGGCCGGGAGGTGGCCACCGCGGCCGTGTCGGCGCTGGCCGCCAGGGCGGGTGCCTGGGGGGTTCGGGTGCACGACGTCGGCGCGTCGTTGGACGCGGTACTGGTGGCCGAGGCCTGGCGGAGCGGCCGTGCCTGA
- the folE gene encoding GTP cyclohydrolase I FolE, translating into MIGEGSDVRANGHSPLEVDAELPRSGHAVFDQERAERAIRELLLACGEDPEREGLRETPARVARAYREMFAGLYTDPDHVLDRTFDESHEEMVLVTDIPMFSLCEHHLTPFHGVAHVGYIPNGQGKVTGLSKLARLVDLYAKRPQVQERLTSQVADALNRKLRPRGVIVVIEAEHLCMSMRGVRKPGARTTTSAVRGLLQTSASSRAEALQLIKGRR; encoded by the coding sequence ATGATCGGGGAAGGCAGTGACGTGAGGGCCAACGGCCACTCGCCTCTCGAAGTGGACGCGGAACTACCCAGGTCAGGTCACGCCGTCTTCGACCAGGAAAGGGCGGAACGCGCCATCCGGGAACTGCTGCTGGCGTGCGGCGAGGACCCGGAACGTGAGGGCCTGAGGGAGACGCCGGCTCGGGTCGCGAGGGCCTACCGCGAGATGTTCGCCGGGCTGTACACCGACCCCGACCACGTGCTCGACCGCACGTTCGATGAGAGCCACGAGGAGATGGTCCTCGTCACGGACATCCCGATGTTCAGCCTCTGCGAGCACCACCTCACGCCGTTCCACGGGGTCGCGCACGTCGGCTACATCCCGAACGGGCAGGGCAAGGTCACGGGGTTGTCGAAGCTCGCGAGGTTGGTCGACCTGTACGCCAAGCGTCCGCAGGTGCAGGAGCGCCTGACGTCGCAGGTGGCCGACGCGTTGAACCGCAAGCTGCGGCCGCGCGGCGTGATCGTGGTCATCGAGGCCGAGCACCTGTGCATGTCCATGCGCGGAGTCCGGAAACCCGGCGCGCGCACGACCACGTCGGCGGTCCGCGGACTATTGCAGACGTCGGCGTCGTCGCGGGCCGAGGCGTTGCAGCTCATCAAGGGCCGCCGATGA
- a CDS encoding ESX secretion-associated protein EspG, which yields MREQLTEVELDFLWESSGLGELPYPITVRSHGDTVEERAALRARVLTDLAHRGLVDDGRPAPPLEEAFEVLAGAELSLDSVLISAPHAEPRTAVAAASGPHAVLLVQEAGTVWLERIPADGLASAIVGQLPAAPRGKERSINVPLEQLVAGPGADFMQRRPTTSDGSTARADEDRKALARLHAQERQRGGQIGANARGRSGGRSRSPVLSWFDTETGRYLTQASRGPDGRDWIVIAPADAPTLRHRLSEMLASVAQDTAVRL from the coding sequence GTGCGTGAACAGCTCACCGAGGTCGAGCTCGACTTCCTGTGGGAGTCGAGCGGCCTCGGTGAACTGCCCTACCCGATCACGGTGCGTTCCCACGGCGACACGGTGGAGGAACGTGCCGCCCTACGCGCTCGGGTACTCACCGACCTCGCCCACCGCGGTCTGGTTGACGATGGCCGCCCCGCCCCGCCGCTCGAAGAGGCGTTCGAGGTGCTGGCCGGTGCCGAGCTGAGCCTCGACTCGGTGCTGATCAGCGCGCCGCACGCCGAGCCGCGGACGGCCGTGGCGGCGGCGTCGGGCCCGCACGCCGTGCTCCTGGTGCAGGAGGCGGGCACCGTGTGGCTCGAACGCATCCCCGCCGACGGACTCGCCAGCGCCATCGTCGGTCAGCTGCCCGCCGCGCCGCGGGGCAAGGAGAGGTCGATCAACGTGCCGTTGGAGCAGTTGGTGGCCGGGCCCGGCGCCGATTTCATGCAGCGTCGACCCACCACGTCCGACGGCAGCACGGCCCGCGCCGACGAGGACCGCAAGGCGCTCGCGCGGCTGCACGCGCAGGAGCGCCAGCGCGGAGGTCAGATCGGCGCGAACGCCAGGGGGCGCTCGGGCGGCCGGAGCCGTTCGCCCGTGTTGAGCTGGTTCGACACCGAGACCGGCCGATACCTGACACAGGCGAGTCGAGGGCCCGACGGCCGCGACTGGATCGTCATCGCGCCGGCGGACGCGCCGACGTTGCGGCACCGGCTTTCGGAAATGCTGGCGTCCGTGGCGCAGGACACCGCCGTGCGGCTGTAG
- the ftsH gene encoding ATP-dependent zinc metalloprotease FtsH: MDRKRLLRNPLLWILVFLLLYFGFSTLVDGDRGYTEVPTSQAIEQIRSGNVEEATLEDREQQLKLTLSEPITVDGQQVEQVLTKFPAGASDQLYNTLINAGTEDRDVKFNTTVTQESFFTQLLIYMIPLGILVLLLMWMMNSAQGGGNRVLNFGKSKAKQLNKDMPTTTFKDVAGADEAVEELHEIKDFLQNPARYQALGAKIPKGVLLYGPPGTGKTLLARAVAGEAGVPFYTISGSDFVEMFVGVGASRVRDLFEQAKQNAPCIIFVDEIDAVGRQRGAGLGGGHDEREQTLNQLLVEMDGFDSRGGIILIAATNRPDILDPALLRPGRFDRQIPVSAPDLAGRRAILEVHSKGKPLADNVDLDALAKRTVGMSGADLANVINEAALLTARQNGSVITDAALEESVDRVVGGPARKSRIISELERKITAYHEGGHALAAWAMPDIEPVYKLTILPRGRTGGHALIVPEDDKQLMTRSEMIGRLVFAMGGRAAEELVFHEPTTGASSDIEQATKIAKAMVTEYGMSPRLGAVKYGQEHGDPFLGRSAGRQPDYSLEVAHEIDEEVRKLIETAHTEAWEVLTTYRDVLDDLVMEVLEKETLQRRDLERIFASVEKRPRITTFNEFGERLPSDKPPIKTPRELAMERGEPWPPESDGDKERKPEPEPTPVATASGAGDLPGGPPHGQPEPPTSSATYNPYAPPSGDAQPNGSPKNNTGSAPWSSNGGQPGGGGTFAGPPHYGAPPGWTPATQPSGNTGYPWRNQPPTSPQPASPPPSETKPASERNEDNDQDGEAPS; encoded by the coding sequence ATGGACCGCAAGCGCCTGCTCAGGAACCCACTGCTGTGGATACTCGTGTTTCTGCTGCTGTACTTCGGCTTCAGCACCCTCGTCGACGGCGATCGCGGCTATACCGAGGTGCCGACGTCGCAGGCCATCGAGCAGATCCGCTCGGGGAACGTCGAGGAAGCCACGCTGGAGGACCGCGAACAGCAGCTCAAGCTGACGCTGTCCGAGCCGATCACCGTTGACGGTCAGCAGGTCGAGCAGGTTCTCACGAAGTTCCCCGCCGGAGCGTCCGACCAGCTCTACAACACGCTGATCAACGCGGGCACCGAGGACCGCGACGTCAAGTTCAACACCACGGTCACGCAGGAAAGCTTCTTCACCCAGCTGCTGATCTACATGATCCCGCTGGGCATCCTCGTGCTGCTGCTCATGTGGATGATGAACAGCGCGCAGGGCGGCGGCAACCGTGTGCTCAACTTCGGCAAGTCCAAGGCCAAGCAGCTCAACAAGGACATGCCGACCACGACGTTCAAGGACGTCGCGGGCGCCGACGAGGCCGTGGAGGAACTGCACGAGATCAAGGACTTCCTCCAAAACCCCGCCCGTTACCAGGCGCTCGGCGCCAAGATTCCCAAGGGCGTCCTGCTGTACGGTCCGCCCGGTACCGGTAAGACGCTGCTGGCGCGAGCCGTGGCGGGCGAAGCGGGCGTGCCGTTCTACACGATCTCCGGGTCCGACTTCGTCGAGATGTTCGTCGGTGTCGGTGCCTCGCGAGTGCGCGACCTGTTCGAGCAGGCCAAGCAGAACGCGCCGTGCATCATCTTCGTCGACGAGATCGACGCCGTGGGTCGCCAGCGTGGCGCGGGCCTCGGCGGTGGCCACGACGAGCGTGAACAGACGCTGAACCAGCTGCTCGTCGAGATGGATGGGTTCGACTCGCGCGGCGGCATCATCCTCATCGCCGCCACCAACCGTCCGGACATCCTCGACCCGGCGCTGCTGCGTCCCGGCCGGTTCGACCGCCAGATCCCGGTGTCGGCTCCCGACCTCGCGGGCCGCAGGGCGATCCTGGAAGTCCACTCCAAGGGCAAGCCGTTGGCCGACAACGTCGACCTCGACGCCCTGGCGAAGCGCACCGTCGGTATGTCGGGCGCCGACCTGGCCAACGTCATCAACGAGGCGGCGCTGCTCACGGCGCGGCAGAACGGTTCCGTCATCACCGACGCCGCGTTGGAGGAGTCCGTCGACAGAGTGGTCGGTGGTCCGGCTCGCAAGAGCCGGATCATCTCCGAGCTCGAACGGAAGATCACTGCCTACCACGAGGGTGGACACGCGCTGGCCGCGTGGGCCATGCCCGACATCGAGCCCGTCTACAAGTTGACGATCCTGCCGCGTGGTCGCACCGGCGGGCACGCCTTGATCGTCCCCGAGGACGACAAGCAGCTCATGACCCGGTCGGAGATGATCGGTCGCCTCGTCTTCGCGATGGGCGGCCGGGCGGCCGAGGAGCTCGTGTTCCACGAGCCCACCACCGGCGCCTCCTCCGACATCGAGCAGGCCACCAAGATCGCGAAGGCGATGGTGACCGAGTACGGCATGTCGCCGCGGCTCGGTGCGGTGAAGTACGGCCAGGAGCACGGTGACCCGTTCCTCGGCCGCTCGGCGGGCCGCCAGCCGGACTACTCGCTGGAGGTCGCGCACGAGATCGACGAAGAGGTGCGCAAGCTCATCGAGACGGCGCACACCGAGGCGTGGGAGGTCCTCACGACCTACCGCGACGTGCTGGACGACCTCGTGATGGAGGTGTTGGAGAAGGAGACCCTCCAGCGCCGCGACCTGGAGCGCATCTTCGCCTCGGTGGAGAAGCGGCCTCGCATCACGACGTTCAACGAGTTCGGTGAGCGGTTGCCGTCCGACAAGCCGCCGATCAAGACTCCACGCGAGCTGGCGATGGAGCGCGGCGAGCCGTGGCCGCCCGAGAGCGACGGCGACAAGGAACGGAAGCCCGAGCCGGAGCCCACCCCGGTGGCCACCGCGTCCGGTGCGGGCGACCTGCCCGGTGGTCCGCCTCACGGACAGCCGGAGCCGCCGACGTCGTCGGCCACGTACAACCCGTACGCTCCGCCTTCGGGCGACGCCCAGCCCAACGGCAGTCCCAAGAACAACACCGGTTCGGCCCCGTGGTCGTCCAACGGCGGTCAACCCGGTGGCGGCGGCACCTTCGCGGGGCCCCCGCACTACGGGGCTCCTCCGGGCTGGACCCCGGCGACGCAGCCGAGTGGCAACACCGGCTACCCGTGGCGGAATCAGCCGCCCACGTCGCCGCAGCCCGCGTCTCCGCCCCCTTCGGAGACCAAGCCAGCGAGTGAACGCAACGAGGACAACGATCAGGACGGCGAAGCACCTTCATGA
- a CDS encoding zinc-dependent metalloprotease codes for MNSVDPQRGRKPKPLVDWSVAASTGAYLVRSGPVVDPAEAERVVTELRDLTVAAEEHVRALTGLGAGLPLLPGEVVDRPGWVRAAASGLDRLTSRALPDDGQAGMLAPLVAGSAGVQTGVVLAFLGTRVLGQYDPFGGDDHSGRLLLVAPNVVTAQRAMRVSGRDFRMWVCLHECTHRLQFTAVDWLRDHFASEVGRLITGFTESDGLSALLSRLPDNVRKLRRTKENGSLGFVELVQTPRQREAFDRLLALSTLLEGHADYVMDAVGPKVVPSVATIRRRFTARRRGGGPIDRLLRSLLGVDVKVKQYALGSTFTREVVAAVGMDGFNAVWTSPDTLPSRAEIKDPKAWLRRVH; via the coding sequence GTGAACTCCGTGGACCCGCAGCGGGGCAGGAAGCCGAAGCCGCTGGTCGACTGGTCGGTGGCCGCGTCCACCGGCGCCTACCTGGTCAGGAGCGGCCCCGTGGTGGACCCCGCCGAGGCCGAACGCGTCGTCACCGAACTGCGCGACCTGACCGTGGCCGCGGAGGAGCACGTCAGAGCGCTCACCGGGCTCGGGGCCGGCCTGCCGTTGCTTCCCGGTGAGGTCGTCGACCGGCCGGGCTGGGTGCGAGCGGCGGCGTCCGGGCTGGACCGGCTCACCAGCAGGGCCCTGCCCGACGATGGTCAGGCCGGAATGCTCGCGCCGCTGGTGGCGGGCAGCGCGGGGGTGCAGACGGGGGTGGTGCTGGCGTTCCTCGGCACACGAGTGCTGGGGCAGTACGACCCTTTCGGGGGAGACGACCACTCGGGCAGGCTGCTGCTCGTCGCGCCGAACGTGGTGACCGCCCAGCGGGCCATGCGGGTGTCGGGCAGGGACTTCCGCATGTGGGTCTGCCTGCACGAGTGCACCCACCGCCTGCAGTTCACCGCGGTCGACTGGCTCCGCGACCACTTCGCCAGCGAGGTCGGCAGACTGATCACCGGCTTCACCGAGTCGGACGGGCTGTCCGCGTTGTTGTCGCGCCTGCCGGACAACGTGAGGAAACTCCGGCGGACGAAGGAGAACGGGTCGCTCGGATTCGTCGAGCTGGTGCAGACACCTCGGCAGCGCGAGGCGTTCGACCGGTTGTTGGCGTTGTCCACGCTGCTCGAAGGCCACGCCGACTACGTCATGGACGCGGTCGGTCCGAAGGTCGTGCCCAGTGTGGCGACGATCCGGCGCCGATTCACCGCCCGTCGCAGGGGCGGCGGGCCGATCGACAGGTTGTTGCGGAGCCTGCTCGGGGTCGACGTCAAGGTGAAGCAGTACGCGTTGGGCTCGACCTTCACGCGCGAGGTGGTGGCCGCGGTCGGGATGGACGGGTTCAACGCGGTTTGGACGTCGCCGGACACACTCCCGAGCAGGGCCGAGATCAAGGACCCGAAGGCATGGCTACGACGGGTGCACTAG
- the folB gene encoding dihydroneopterin aldolase has protein sequence MPDGDRITLTGLRVFGRHGVYEHEKRDGQEFVVDLTVWLDLSAAARSDDLADTVDYGALAQRAADVVAGPPQDLIERVAGRIADEVLRDERISAVEVTVHKPSAPIPLTFADVAVTVHRER, from the coding sequence GTGCCTGACGGTGACCGCATCACGCTCACCGGTCTGCGGGTATTCGGTAGGCACGGTGTCTACGAGCACGAGAAGCGCGACGGACAGGAGTTCGTGGTCGACCTGACCGTGTGGCTGGACCTCTCGGCCGCGGCGCGTTCGGACGACCTGGCCGACACCGTCGACTACGGTGCCCTCGCGCAACGCGCCGCCGACGTGGTGGCGGGCCCGCCGCAGGACCTGATCGAGCGGGTCGCCGGGCGTATCGCCGACGAGGTGTTGCGGGACGAGCGGATCTCCGCGGTGGAGGTCACCGTGCACAAGCCGTCGGCACCGATTCCGTTGACGTTCGCCGACGTGGCCGTGACGGTGCACCGGGAGCGGTGA
- the dacB gene encoding D-alanyl-D-alanine carboxypeptidase/D-alanyl-D-alanine endopeptidase, with the protein MPPRDASRGEGGPVDSVPRADTGTQAAIPAAASETASPNQSVPPGPEPSPDSGDAPSRKPRRRLLVTVSIAVVLLLVAGVTLALPDVSNRLGLPWAPNAPRADPPRPQEVRLALNEVSDSAEGPTPEGVEAAIGELASDSDLGTLTGSVVDPTTGEQLWARDADTVATPASTTKVLVGAAALLALDHDMRLPTRVVRGSEPGTVVLVGGGDVTLSSLPEGQESIYPGAARLDDLVAQVEEAAGGDVERVELDLSAYTGPEKGDGWAPEDVPSTYMAKVQPAMLDGGRSQATVGNSKRRGDPAEHLLREFADRIGAEAGGTTTAPSDAEVLGEVWSPPVDELVRHMLVESDNLLGEVLARQVAVAEGKEPSFTGGAEATLDVLKRNGIDVDGAVLHDGSGLSPLNKVSAATLTQVIAKAAGPDDEDEVTVKLRPLLVGMPVAGGSGTLAGRYDEEESEAGRGWVRAKTGTLTGVHTLAGVVLTSDNRVLTFALMSTGEDWDRARAALDRIAAALHGCGCR; encoded by the coding sequence GTGCCCCCGAGGGACGCGAGCCGGGGCGAAGGCGGGCCCGTCGACTCCGTCCCCCGAGCCGACACGGGCACGCAGGCGGCGATCCCCGCGGCTGCCTCCGAAACCGCGTCCCCGAACCAGTCGGTGCCCCCCGGTCCGGAACCGTCCCCGGACTCCGGGGACGCCCCCTCTCGCAAACCGCGTCGACGCCTGCTGGTGACGGTGTCGATCGCCGTGGTGCTGTTGCTGGTTGCCGGGGTCACGCTGGCGTTGCCGGACGTGTCGAATCGTCTCGGGCTGCCGTGGGCGCCGAACGCGCCGCGAGCCGATCCCCCGCGGCCGCAGGAGGTGCGACTCGCGCTGAACGAGGTCTCGGACTCCGCTGAGGGCCCCACCCCGGAGGGGGTCGAGGCCGCGATCGGTGAGCTCGCCTCCGACTCCGACCTGGGCACCCTCACCGGGAGCGTGGTGGACCCGACCACGGGGGAGCAGCTCTGGGCTCGCGACGCGGACACCGTCGCCACGCCCGCCTCCACGACGAAGGTGCTGGTGGGAGCCGCCGCCCTGTTGGCCCTCGACCACGACATGCGCCTGCCGACGAGGGTCGTGCGGGGTTCCGAGCCCGGCACGGTGGTGCTGGTGGGCGGTGGTGACGTCACCCTGTCGTCGTTGCCCGAGGGACAGGAGTCGATCTATCCCGGCGCGGCCCGCCTCGACGACCTCGTGGCTCAGGTGGAGGAGGCCGCCGGGGGAGACGTCGAGCGGGTCGAACTCGATCTGTCCGCCTACACCGGCCCCGAGAAGGGCGACGGTTGGGCGCCCGAGGACGTGCCGTCGACGTACATGGCGAAGGTGCAGCCGGCCATGCTGGACGGCGGTCGTTCGCAGGCGACGGTCGGGAACTCGAAGCGTCGTGGCGATCCCGCGGAGCATCTCCTCCGGGAGTTCGCCGACCGCATCGGGGCGGAGGCCGGCGGAACGACCACCGCTCCGTCCGATGCCGAGGTACTGGGCGAGGTGTGGTCGCCGCCGGTAGACGAGTTGGTGCGGCACATGCTCGTGGAGTCCGACAACCTGCTGGGCGAGGTCCTGGCCCGGCAGGTGGCCGTCGCCGAGGGCAAGGAGCCGTCCTTCACCGGGGGCGCCGAGGCCACCCTGGACGTGCTGAAGCGCAACGGCATCGACGTCGACGGCGCCGTCTTGCACGACGGCAGTGGGCTCTCGCCGCTCAACAAGGTCTCCGCGGCCACGCTCACCCAGGTGATCGCCAAGGCCGCGGGGCCGGACGACGAGGACGAGGTCACGGTCAAGCTGCGGCCGCTCTTGGTTGGCATGCCGGTCGCGGGCGGGAGCGGCACTCTCGCCGGTCGTTACGACGAGGAGGAGTCCGAAGCGGGACGCGGCTGGGTCCGGGCGAAGACGGGAACGCTGACCGGTGTGCACACGCTCGCCGGGGTGGTCCTCACCTCGGACAACCGAGTGCTGACGTTTGCGCTCATGTCGACCGGTGAGGACTGGGACCGAGCGCGGGCCGCCCTCGACCGCATCGCGGCGGCACTGCATGGCTGTGGTTGCCGCTGA
- a CDS encoding ESX secretion-associated protein EspG, with translation MSAQEFFTPVAFDFLWEEVGAGELPYPFTVPSHGNDEAERAALRKRVETELAARDIANSPVEEWLRLLAMPSVSIDALHIPEFRKRPIAALAASDGTKAVLAVQDDDGVWLRPIYPDGLASAIVDLLPPGSRGTEASITLPLESAVRIQPSRTAATSGAPGRRGGLAERSYDPVETYAQLIAQPRLRGGQLAANSRDELGSKRRSSVLAWFDTASGRYLSLSRTGPDGREWVTVAPADAKTLRSRLGEMVAEVTR, from the coding sequence GTGTCCGCGCAGGAGTTCTTCACACCCGTCGCCTTCGACTTCCTCTGGGAGGAGGTCGGAGCGGGCGAGTTGCCGTACCCGTTCACCGTGCCCTCGCACGGCAACGACGAGGCCGAGCGCGCGGCCCTGCGCAAGCGCGTCGAGACGGAGCTGGCGGCGAGGGACATCGCGAACTCGCCGGTGGAGGAGTGGCTGCGGCTGCTGGCGATGCCGTCGGTCAGCATCGACGCGCTGCACATCCCCGAGTTCCGGAAGCGGCCGATCGCCGCGCTGGCGGCCTCGGACGGGACGAAGGCCGTGCTCGCGGTGCAGGACGACGACGGGGTGTGGCTGCGTCCGATCTATCCCGATGGGCTCGCGTCCGCGATCGTGGACCTGCTCCCGCCCGGTTCGCGGGGCACGGAGGCGTCCATCACGCTGCCGCTCGAATCGGCGGTGCGAATCCAGCCATCCCGGACCGCCGCGACGAGCGGGGCCCCCGGACGGCGGGGAGGGCTCGCCGAACGGTCGTACGACCCCGTCGAGACGTATGCGCAGCTCATCGCCCAGCCACGACTGCGAGGTGGACAGCTCGCCGCCAACAGCCGCGACGAGCTGGGCAGCAAGCGGCGTTCGTCGGTGCTCGCGTGGTTCGACACCGCATCCGGTCGCTACCTCAGCCTGTCCCGTACCGGGCCCGACGGTCGGGAATGGGTCACGGTCGCTCCGGCGGACGCCAAGACCCTCCGTAGCCGTCTCGGTGAAATGGTCGCCGAGGTCACACGCTGA